Proteins encoded by one window of Cannabis sativa cultivar Pink pepper isolate KNU-18-1 chromosome 4, ASM2916894v1, whole genome shotgun sequence:
- the LOC115713430 gene encoding uncharacterized protein LOC115713430 — translation MPRHYKRDCLQLKKEEQKTTAKLASVRVFVLTQADAEANPSVQRQDQGGYGEDRIRQGLAETKYSYRKGFSKISKPFTELTKKNQRFMWTDKCEASFQELKQRLITARVLALPFDKEKFVVYCYASRQGLGCVLMQADQVIAYASRQFKEYEQRYLTHDLELTARCWLELVKDYECEILYNPAKANLVANSLSKKGPRQVTIMIQISPQLAEDMVRSNIEFVVGKLHNLTMQFDMLERIKDAQLTDPELVKIREEVSVDQARVSTVSDSGMLLFKTMVYVPNSAKLRNEILEEAHTTPYSLHAGTTKMYQDLKPFFWWSGMKKNVVEFVLQCLTYRFRKSAHLLPAKITFTVDQYADLYVKEIRAMATKLKFNTTFHPQTDGQSERTIQILEDMLQACVMDFEGF, via the exons ATGCCACGACACTATAAAAGGGATTGCCTCCAACTCAAGAAGGAAGAACAGAAGACTACAGCAAAACTCGCTTCAGTAAGGGTGTTCGTAttaactcaggctgatgcagaagccaacCCCTCTGTG caaagacaGGATCAAGGTGGATACggggaagatagaatccgtcagggattagCTGAGACCAAATACAGCTacagaa aagggttctctaaaatttcaaaacccTTTACCGAGCTTACTAAAAAGAATCAGCGTTTTATGTGGACGGATAAGTGTGAAGcaagttttcaagagctgaaacagagattaatCACAGCTCGAGTGTTAGCCCTACCTTTTGATAAAGAGAAGTTTGTGGTTTACTGttatgcatccagacagggtttggggtgtgtactgatgcaGGCCGATCAGGTTattgcctatgcctctcgtcagttcAAAGAATATGAACAGCGGTACCTaactcatgatctagaacttACCGCG AGGTGTTGGTTagagttggttaaggattacGAGTGTGAGATCCTTTACAATCCTGCGAAGGCCAATTTAGTGGCTAATTCCCTGAGCAAGAAGGGTCCCAGGCAGGTAACTATTATGATTCAGatttcacctcagttagcagaggacatggtcagatcaAACATTGAGTTTGTTGTAGGCAAACTTCATAACTTGACCATGCAATTTGATATGTTAGAACGAATTAAAGATGCTCAATTAACTGATCCAGAATTAGTGAAGATCAGGGAAGAGGTTTCAGTCGATCAAGCCAGAGTTTCGAcggtgtcagatagtgggatgctgttATTTAAGACCATGGTTTATGTTCCAAATAGTGCGAaacttagaaatgaaattctTGAAGAGGCTCATACCACTCCATACTCCTTGCATGctggcaccactaagatgtatcaagatcttaaaccctttttCTGGTGGAGCGGGATGAAGAAAaatgtggtagaattcgtattgCAATGCCTAACCT ATCGATTCAGAAAGTCTGCGCATCTTCTACCAGCTAAAATaacctttacagtggatcagtatgcagaTTTGTACGTCAAGGAGATA CGGGCTATGGCTACCAAACTGAAATTCAATacaactttccatcctcagactgaTGGACAGTCTGAAAGGACAATCCAAATACTAGAAGATATGTTACAagcctgtgtcatggatttTGAGGGCTTCTAG